A region of Paenibacillus sp. 37 DNA encodes the following proteins:
- a CDS encoding S1C family serine protease produces the protein MGLFGDDFYSTKVSRRAEPEQKGKLQIIRPGGRARGRDRWSNPRRSRTGISSTVKVAVISSVISSIVTVMLFSFITQPTSLPLANATGNGGGGSAQATQAADPYDRIIQAAAHVRPSVVSIVNHKTGSSLSMEDSALGSGVIFKKEDGKAYIMTNHHVVEGASDLEIVTVDGETHKAKLVGKDRVSDIAVLSAEDKGLGAVAEIGDSSKLQRGQTVLAIGNPLGLGGTLTSGIVSYTDRILPVSINQDGVYDWEQNVIQTDAAINEGNSGGALVDLNGKVVGINTMKISDTGVEGLGFAIPMNEVMKTVDSLLLNGKVSRPYLGVYTVDLSNPYAPLDDEQRKDLKLPSHVDSGVVVLEASGPASDAGMKLNDVITEFDGQKITSTLDLRKYLYDEKKIGDTIEVTFYRDGKAEKVSVKLTDKPE, from the coding sequence ATGGGATTGTTTGGAGACGATTTTTATTCAACCAAAGTATCAAGACGCGCCGAACCTGAACAGAAAGGCAAACTTCAGATCATCCGCCCTGGGGGCAGAGCACGTGGACGTGACCGCTGGAGCAATCCGCGCAGATCGCGTACGGGAATCAGTTCCACAGTGAAGGTAGCTGTGATTAGCTCGGTGATCAGCTCCATCGTGACCGTCATGCTGTTTAGCTTCATCACACAGCCCACATCGTTACCGCTGGCGAATGCTACAGGCAACGGTGGTGGAGGCAGTGCACAGGCAACACAGGCAGCTGATCCATACGACCGGATTATTCAGGCAGCAGCACATGTTCGTCCTTCCGTGGTGAGCATTGTGAACCATAAAACGGGTAGCAGTCTATCGATGGAAGATTCGGCGCTGGGCTCAGGGGTCATTTTCAAGAAGGAAGATGGCAAGGCCTACATCATGACCAACCACCACGTCGTGGAGGGTGCGAGTGATCTGGAGATTGTGACCGTAGATGGGGAGACACACAAAGCGAAGCTGGTTGGTAAAGACCGGGTAAGTGACATTGCTGTACTATCCGCAGAAGATAAAGGGCTGGGTGCAGTGGCGGAGATCGGTGATTCCAGCAAACTTCAGCGCGGTCAAACGGTGCTGGCGATCGGGAACCCGCTCGGTCTGGGCGGTACGCTGACATCCGGAATTGTCAGTTACACGGATCGTATTCTGCCTGTATCGATTAATCAGGACGGCGTGTACGACTGGGAGCAAAACGTGATCCAGACGGATGCGGCGATTAACGAAGGCAATAGCGGCGGTGCTTTGGTTGATCTAAACGGCAAAGTCGTAGGAATTAATACCATGAAGATCTCGGATACGGGGGTTGAAGGACTCGGCTTCGCGATTCCGATGAACGAAGTGATGAAAACGGTAGATTCCCTGCTCTTGAACGGCAAAGTATCTCGTCCATACCTGGGTGTATATACGGTAGATCTGAGCAACCCATATGCACCACTGGATGATGAGCAGCGCAAGGATCTGAAACTGCCATCCCACGTGGACAGCGGTGTGGTTGTGCTGGAAGCATCCGGTCCGGCATCTGATGCAGGTATGAAGCTGAATGACGTCATTACGGAATTTGACGGGCAAAAAATTACCTCCACGCTGGATCTGCGGAAATATCTGTACGATGAGAAGAAGATTGGGGATACGATTGAAGTGACCTTCTACCGGGATGGCAAAGCGGAGAAAGTATCAGTGAAGCTGACGGATAAACCGGAATAA